One window from the genome of Eucalyptus grandis isolate ANBG69807.140 chromosome 7, ASM1654582v1, whole genome shotgun sequence encodes:
- the LOC120295815 gene encoding probable disease resistance protein At1g61190 yields MADIVCSLASKAAVYLVAPVSRQCGYVIFADSYVRQLEEEREKLENERRRVQHLIDEARNNMKPTEAVVEKWVADVETIANKARDVLENGRGQKTCLCGWLPNPKARYRLGREARTTVQAIQKLIPDGRFERVFYESAPPGLVIVASSVHSSAGDGGDTITDSRASIFQDIMKALDDEKLKVIGVYGPGGVGKTTLLKEVEKKLREAGRPFRMIVKVEVSQIPDLNNIRDQIADALRLDLKDKQSPQGKADVLSKRLKSDPDKKVLIIFDNLWVKLDLEAVGIPWEK; encoded by the coding sequence ATGGCGGATATTGTTTGCTCTCTAGCTTCCAAAGCGGCAGTGTACCTGGTGGCTCCCGTCAGTCGTCAATGTGGCTACGTGATATTCGCCGACAGCTACGTTCGCCAACTTGAGGAAGAACGTGAGAAACTGGAAAATGAGAGGCGAAGGGTGCAGCATTTAATTGATGAAGCTCGAAACAACATGAAGCCGACTGAAGCTGTCGTTGAGAAATGGGTGGCAGACGTGGAGACCATCGCTAACAAGGCGCGCGACGTGCTGGAAAACGGAAGAGGTCAGAAAACTTGCTTGTGCGGGTGGCTTCCCAACCCAAAGGCACGTTATCGTCTCGGCAGGGAGGCAAGGACGACAGTCCAGGCAATCCAGAAACTCATTCCGGACGGTCGATTCGAGAGGGTCTTCTATGAAAGTGCTCCGCCAGGGCTTGTCATTGTCGCTTCCAGCGTCCATTCGTCGGCTGGTGATGGGGGCGACACTATCACCGATTCGCGAGCTTCCATCTTTCAAGACATAATGAAAGCTCTGGATGATGAGAAGCTCAAAGTCATTGGGGTGTACGGGCCTGGAGGTGTGGGGAAGACTACGCTGTTGAAGGAAGTTGAGAAGAAACTCAGAGAAGCAGGGAGACCGTTCCGCATGATCGTCAAAGTGGAAGTTTCGCAGATTCCAGACTTGAACAATATCAGAGACCAGATCGCTGACGCCTTGCGTCTGGATCTGAAGGACAAGCAAAGCCCACAGGGAAAAGCAGATGTTCTGTCGAAGAGATTGAAGAGTGATCCGGATAAGAAGGTTCTCATAATATTTGACAACCTGTGGGTAAAACTTGATTTGGAGGCGGTTGGAATTCCCTGGGAGAAGTGA
- the LOC104454990 gene encoding uncharacterized protein LOC104454990 has translation MGADRTFLLRGLTDGEASRLFENKVGDKLKDNEELKSIADQVVKKLAAMGLGLFERFNKTIQASRDRLNDMLSELRSACLLLDGGNDKDSVTIHDLYSEAVVSDAFSGPDSLMINNNYGLWPKEKLEKCWACLVNVGNDKLAELMLRQFPHVKILMLSEQADMGDRSRIDFTYMEELRVLYLRSMHITSLPSSMEILGNLQSLSINCHVEDVANLGKLKALQILSFAGLVELRSMTKLNSLEISIRDPILLLEVDDLPFEKLTRFWINIGNVEGREFKGLRTMKINLEGHDSILSKIWVRKTLQKTQYLCLDRLGEFENACELCIQEFPQLKHLDIHNSPSIKYIVSSSNSVFTILESLLLSELINLGKICHGHIAAECFSKLKAVSVKKCNRLEYLWSLSHVQNLVQLENIDVWNCNSMRAIARKDMVPADCRVELPYLRHLYLANLPNMRSFCSRAEMTSEGTPIQARVMDEGGGDEGTELVTPTLDLQNTYSDSFFDKKASLPNLEDFKLDSMGSFKRIWPDELFRSSFYKLDTITIENCSDLLHIFPSTIIGRLHNLKSVEVENCPSLKSLFDFGSLDSNTEQNVVLLPELVTFPNMRCLRINGVPCKELWNNQIPTDSFQKLEYLSLNKCENLQCIATSYMWKKLQHCLEKLKVISCRLIKIIYEGDGMDTEIGKLRRLGLFNLKNLTQIWQFDGLPNIPFPNLRDVQVLWCPHLEMLFTTFTAKLLGQIEELIVESCEDMELIAGHEKGEEVTRTAITFSKLIALKLSKLPKFRRFFLSEKYSLTFRKDFPSLRGFSIESCGAKPDQVLGDLKNHITTMALENRLSNLRSIDSSFFILHPPVAAAESPSLATTRHGTLRRDKEQRALMEGWSITASSHLLVVIVPHTRSAAKKFCNAGVLELESWLPASTILFLDVASVISLLMSDVNRYR, from the exons ATGGGTGCCGATCGAACATTTCTTCTTCGAGGTTTAACGGACGGCGAAGCTTCCAGGCTATTTGAAAACAAGGTTGGCGACAAGCTCAAAGACAATGAGGAATTGAAATCAATAGCAGATCAAGTGGTCAAGAAGCTCGCAG CCATGGGGTTGGGCTTGTTTGAAAGATTTAATAAGACTATACAAGCGTCGAGGGATAGATTGAATGATATGCTCAGTGAACTCCGTTCTGCTTGTTTGTTGTTGGATGGTGGCAATGACAAGGACAGTGTGACCATACATGATCTTTACAGCGAGGCGGTCGTCTCAGATGCATTTAGTGGTCCGGATTCCTTAATGATTAACAACAATTATGGCTTATGGCCAAAGGAAAAGCTTGAGAAATGTTGGGCATGCCTGGTTAATGTTGGCAATGACAAGCTTGCTGAACTAATGCTACGTCAGTTTCCCCACGTGAAGATACTTATGTTGTCGGAACAAGCCGATATGGGAGATCGTAGTAGAATTGATTTCACATACATGGAGGAGCTTCGAGTCCTCTATCTTCGCTCCATGCATATCACCAGTTTACCTTCCTCGATGGAAATCCTCGGAAATCTCCAGTCATTAAGCATAAATTGCCATGTGGAGGATGTGGCAAATCTTGGCAAGCTCAAAGCATTGCAGATTCTCAGCTTCGCAGG GCTTGTCGAGTTGAGGAGCATGACAAAGCTAAATTCTCTGGAAATATCGATTCGTGATCCCATCCTACTCTTGGAGGTTGATGACCTGCCATTTGAGAAGTTGACTAGATTTTGGATCAACATAGGAAATGTTGAAGGAAGGGAATTTAAAGGTTTGAGAACCATGAAAATCAACTTGGAAGGGCATGATAGTATTCTTTCAAAAATATGGGTCCGGAAAACTCTCCAGAAAACTCAATACTTGTGTTTGGACAGATTGGGAGAGTTTGAGAACGCTTGCGAGTTGTGCATTCAAGAATTTCCACAATTGAAGCATCTCGACATTCATAACAGCCCATCAATAAAGTATATTGTCAGTTCATCCAATAGTGTTTTTACGATTTTAGAATCTTTGCTCCTTAGCGAGCTTATCAATCTAGGGAAGATATGCCATGGTCACATCGCCGCAGAGTGCTTCAGCAAACTAAAAGCTGTGAGCGTCAAAAAGTGCAACCGATTGGAATACTTGTGGAGTCTTTCACATGTGCAAAATCTTGTACAGTTAGAAAATATTGACGTATGGAATTGTAACTCAATGCGAGCCATTGCAAGAAAAGATATGGTCCCTGCCGATTGCAGAGTTGAGTTGCCTTACCTACGACATCTGTATTTGGCTAACTTACCAAATATGAGGAGTTTTTGCTCAAGAGCTGAGATGACTTCAGAAGGTACTCCAATTCAG GCGAGGGTTAtggatgaaggaggaggagatgaaggGACAGAGTTAGTAACCCCTACTTTAGATTTACAGAATACTTATTCGGATTCCTTCTTCGACAAAAAG GCTAGTTTACCAAACTTGGAGGACTTTAAGCTTGACTCTATGGGATCCTTCAAAAGGATATGGCCCGATGAACTTTTCAGAAGTTCCTTCTACAAATTAGACACCATCACTATCGAGAATTGCTCTGACCTACTCCACATCTTCCCTTCGACAATCATAGGGAGATTGCACAACCTGAAAAGTGTCGAGGTTGAAAACTGTCCATCCTTGAAATCGTTGTTTGATTTTGGGTCCTTAGATTCAAATACGGAACAAAACGTGGTATTGCTCCCTGAATTG GTCACATTTCCCAATATGAGATGTCTAAGAATCAATGGCGTTCCATGCAAAGAGCTATGGAACAATCAAATTCCCACCGATTCCTTTCAAAAGTTGGAATATCTTTCATTGAATAAATGTGAGAATCTCCAATGTATTGCCACTTCTTATATGTGGAAGAAGCTGCAGCATTGTCTTGAGAAACTAAAAGTGATTTCATGCCGTTTGATCAAGATCATATACGAAGGTGATGGGATGGATACAGAGATTGGTAAATTGAGGAGGCTAGGTTTGTTTAATCTCAAAAACTTGACGCAAATTTGGCAGTTTGATGGTCTCCCAAACATCCCATTCCCAAACTTGAGAGACGTGCAGGTTTTGTGGTGCCCTCATTTGGAAATGCTTTTCACTACCTTCACAGCAAAATTGCTCGGGCAAATTGAAGAGCTGATAGTGGAGTCATGTGAAGATATGGAACTAATTGCTGGCCatgaaaaaggggaagaagtgaCTCGCACGGCAATCACCTTCTCAAAGTTAATTGCTCTTAAGCTTTCCAAGTTGCCAAAATTCAGGAGGTTCTTCTTATCTGAGAAATACTCTTTGACGTTCCGTAAGGACTTCCCATCCTTGCGAGGCTTCAGTATAGAAAGCTGTGGAGCAAAGCCAGACCAAGTCCTTGGTGACTTGAAAAACCACATTACGACAATGGCCTTGGAAAATCGG CTTTCCAACTTACGGTCTATTGATTCATCCTTCTTCATTCTCCATCCACCAGTAGCCGCCGCCGAGAGTCCATCGCTGGCCACCACAAGACATGGCACGCTGAGAAGGGACAAAGAACAGAGAGCATTGATGGAAGGCTGGTCGATCACCGCTTCCTCTCACCTGCTGGTCGTCATCGTTCCACACACCCGTTCCGCTGCGAAGAAGTTCTGTAATGCCGGAGTGCTTGAACTTGAATCATGGCTGCCTGCTTCGACGATTCTGTTCCTTGATGTTGCTTCTGTTATCTCCTTACTCATGTCTGATGTCAATCGCTATAGGTAA